One Pygocentrus nattereri isolate fPygNat1 chromosome 12, fPygNat1.pri, whole genome shotgun sequence DNA window includes the following coding sequences:
- the akap8l gene encoding A-kinase anchor protein 8-like isoform X5, with the protein MDGRGYGSGSGFSSWGGGGSSNRGSGNYDLYGYKDSMSGGGGFGGYGGRGDQMKRSLSGGSLLSSTGTNADAVIAKINQRLDMLTQLEGGMKGGSRGDRFDQYESFDSRSSALGPRDLYRSGDYGYGDSRGDMMAQRGGMGFGAMGGAGGGGGFDSSASYGSAKMRQARDAFSGSGWGAGQRSPRRGGAPGGRGFGRRQDHSSVGGGGGRSGGQGHSPSGRGKLPSLLAPRMYPDSGAYQPQHGSQDYPVRHFGGGPRVNRQRTRKRPLNRQQVKPQRDGQKKRKQTLTASDEPESKIGKTETFGDEKTNNAEAEHKGEKKEAGTPQESEPVAEGASGDAPVKEENSQLKTKQPGKQTPPSASKLRKRRGFFERLTFACSICKFRSFYSEEMAVHLESKFHKDHFRFLSNQLSKPTTDFLQEYLNNKYKKTEQRVNQMENHSAAICQVYKEQDLTRDIGMEHFMKKVEAAHCAACDLYIPMQYSLIQKHLKSPDHNYNRKGMMEQSKRSSLSVARSILNHKVIGKKLESYLKGENPFTGNQDDQDPEDSMVMEVSEGDMANESLKEGGKAEEAGPGTEGVEPAQEAVGNGDGHKEEMKIEEGEGREDIGGEDEEEGVEVGEEELKAEGDAEGDAEGDAEGDAEGDAEGDAEGDAQLGAAGDADLIVIE; encoded by the exons ATGGACGGTCGCGGCTACGGATCAGGATCAG GGTTCTCCAGCTGGGGTGGAGGAGGATCTTCCAACAGAG GTTCAGGCAACTATGACCTGTATGGCTACAAAGACTCCATGTCTGGAGGAGGTGGTTTTGGAGGTTATGGGGGCAGAGGGGACCAGATGAAGAGGAGTCTGTCCGGGggttctcttctctcctccactGGAACGAATGCAGACGCTGTAATTGCCAAAATCAACCAGCGACTTGACATGCTTACACAACTGGAGGGAGGCATGAAAGGAGGGAGTCGTGGTGACCG GTTTGACCAGTATGAGTCTTTCGACTCGCGCTCCTCCGCCCTCGGCCCCCGTGATCTCTACAGATCCGGTGACTATGGTTACGGTGACTCCCGGGGCGACATGATGGCCCAGCGTGGAGGCATGGGCTTCGGGGCGATGGGCGGGGCAGGAGGGGGTGGCGGCTTTGACAGCTCAGCCTCCTACGGATCCGCCAAAATGCGGCAGGCTCGAGACGCCTTCTCAGGCTCTGGCTGGGGGGCAGGGCAGAGGTCCCCACGCAGGGGCGGAGCGCCAGGGGGGCGCGGCTTTGGCCGTAGGCAAGATCACTCCTCAGTTGGGGGTGGAGGTGGGCGGAGCGGGGGGCAAGGCCACTCCCCCTCAGGGCGAGGCAAGCTGCCGTCGCTCCTGGCCCCCCGCATGTACCCCGACAGTGGGGCCTACCAGCCTCAGCATGGCTCCCAGGACTATCCTGTCCGGCACTTTGGAGGGGGCCCAAGGGTCAACCGTCAACGCACCCGCAAGAGACCCCTCAACCGA CAGCAGGTGAAACCCCAGCGAGATGGACAGAAGAAGAGGAAGCAGACTCTGACTGCGTCTGATGAGCCAGAGTCTAAAATAGGCAAGACTGAGACCTTCGGAGATGAAAAGACAAATAATG CAGAAGCTGAGCATAAAGGCGAGAAGAAGGAAGCTGGGACTCCT CAGGAATCTGAACCAGTGGCTGAAGGAGCGAGTGGGG aTGCACCTGTCAAGGAGGAAAACTCTCAGCTGAAGACGAAGCAGCCGGGAAAGCAGACCCCGCCCTCTGCTTCCAAACTCAGAAAGAGGCGGGGCTTCTTTGAAAG GTTGACCTTTGCGTGCTCCATCTGCAAGTTCCGCTCGTTCTACAGCGAGGAGATGGCGGTCCATCTGGAGAGCAAATTCCACAAAGATCACTTCAGGTTCCTGTCCAACCAGCTCTCAAAACCAACCACTGACTTCCTACAG GAGTAcctgaataataaatacaagAAGACGGAGCAGAGGGTTAATCAGATGGAGAACCACAGCGCCGCCATCTGCCAGGTGTATAAAGAGCAAGACTTGACCAGAG ACATCGGTATGGAGCACTTTATGAAGAAAGTAGAAGCAGCTCACTGTGCAGCGTGTGATCTGTACATCCCCATGCAGTACTCACTCATCCAGAAGCACCTCAAGTCTCCTGATCACAACTACAACCGCAAG GGTATGATGGAGCAGTCCAAGAGGTCCAGTCTGTCTGTGGCTCGAAGCATCCTCAACCACAAGGTCATCGGCAAGAAGCTGGAGAGCTACCTGAAG GGCGAAAACCCCTTCACCGGTAACCAGGACGACCAGGACCCCGAGGACTCCATGGTGATGGAGGTTTCAGAAGGAGACATGGCAAATGAGAGCCTGAAGGAGGGGGGTAAAGCAGAAGAGGCGGGGCCTGGGACAGAGGGGGTGGAGCCAGCCCAAGAGGCCGTGGGGAACGGGGATGGACACAAAGAGGAGATGAAGATAGAGGAAGGGGAAGGTAGAGAAGATATTGGAggagaggatgaggaggagggagTGGAAGTGGGGGAGGAGGAGCTGAAGGCTGAAGGAGACGCTGAAGGAGACGCTGAAGGAGACGCTGAAGGAGACGCTGAAGGAGACGCTGAAGGAGACGCTGAAGGAGACGCTCAGCTGGGGGCAGCAGGAGACGCTGACCTCATCGTGATCGAGTGA
- the akap8l gene encoding A-kinase anchor protein 8-like isoform X1: MDGRGYGSGSGFSSWGGGGSSNRGSGNYDLYGYKDSMSGGGGFGGYGGRGDQMKRSLSGGSLLSSTGTNADAVIAKINQRLDMLTQLEGGMKGGSRGDRFDQYESFDSRSSALGPRDLYRSGDYGYGDSRGDMMAQRGGMGFGAMGGAGGGGGFDSSASYGSAKMRQARDAFSGSGWGAGQRSPRRGGAPGGRGFGRRQDHSSVGGGGGRSGGQGHSPSGRGKLPSLLAPRMYPDSGAYQPQHGSQDYPVRHFGGGPRVNRQRTRKRPLNRQQVKPQRDGQKKRKQTLTASDEPESKIGKTETFGDEKTNNAEAEHKGEKKEAGTPQESEPVAEGASGDAPVKEENSQLKTKQPGKQTPPSASKLRKRRGFFERSGVKVTAQRLTFACSICKFRSFYSEEMAVHLESKFHKDHFRFLSNQLSKPTTDFLQEYLNNKYKKTEQRVNQMENHSAAICQVYKEQDLTRDIGMEHFMKKVEAAHCAACDLYIPMQYSLIQKHLKSPDHNYNRKGMMEQSKRSSLSVARSILNHKVIGKKLESYLKGENPFTGNQDDQDPEDSMVMEVSEGDMANESLKEGGKAEEAGPGTEGVEPAQEAVGNGDGHKEEMKIEEGEGREDIGGEDEEEGVEVGEEELKAEGDAEGDAEGDAEGDAEGDAEGDAEGDAQLGAAGDADLIVIE, translated from the exons ATGGACGGTCGCGGCTACGGATCAGGATCAG GGTTCTCCAGCTGGGGTGGAGGAGGATCTTCCAACAGAG GTTCAGGCAACTATGACCTGTATGGCTACAAAGACTCCATGTCTGGAGGAGGTGGTTTTGGAGGTTATGGGGGCAGAGGGGACCAGATGAAGAGGAGTCTGTCCGGGggttctcttctctcctccactGGAACGAATGCAGACGCTGTAATTGCCAAAATCAACCAGCGACTTGACATGCTTACACAACTGGAGGGAGGCATGAAAGGAGGGAGTCGTGGTGACCG GTTTGACCAGTATGAGTCTTTCGACTCGCGCTCCTCCGCCCTCGGCCCCCGTGATCTCTACAGATCCGGTGACTATGGTTACGGTGACTCCCGGGGCGACATGATGGCCCAGCGTGGAGGCATGGGCTTCGGGGCGATGGGCGGGGCAGGAGGGGGTGGCGGCTTTGACAGCTCAGCCTCCTACGGATCCGCCAAAATGCGGCAGGCTCGAGACGCCTTCTCAGGCTCTGGCTGGGGGGCAGGGCAGAGGTCCCCACGCAGGGGCGGAGCGCCAGGGGGGCGCGGCTTTGGCCGTAGGCAAGATCACTCCTCAGTTGGGGGTGGAGGTGGGCGGAGCGGGGGGCAAGGCCACTCCCCCTCAGGGCGAGGCAAGCTGCCGTCGCTCCTGGCCCCCCGCATGTACCCCGACAGTGGGGCCTACCAGCCTCAGCATGGCTCCCAGGACTATCCTGTCCGGCACTTTGGAGGGGGCCCAAGGGTCAACCGTCAACGCACCCGCAAGAGACCCCTCAACCGA CAGCAGGTGAAACCCCAGCGAGATGGACAGAAGAAGAGGAAGCAGACTCTGACTGCGTCTGATGAGCCAGAGTCTAAAATAGGCAAGACTGAGACCTTCGGAGATGAAAAGACAAATAATG CAGAAGCTGAGCATAAAGGCGAGAAGAAGGAAGCTGGGACTCCT CAGGAATCTGAACCAGTGGCTGAAGGAGCGAGTGGGG aTGCACCTGTCAAGGAGGAAAACTCTCAGCTGAAGACGAAGCAGCCGGGAAAGCAGACCCCGCCCTCTGCTTCCAAACTCAGAAAGAGGCGGGGCTTCTTTGAAAGGTCAGGGGTCAAGGTCACTGCTCAAAG GTTGACCTTTGCGTGCTCCATCTGCAAGTTCCGCTCGTTCTACAGCGAGGAGATGGCGGTCCATCTGGAGAGCAAATTCCACAAAGATCACTTCAGGTTCCTGTCCAACCAGCTCTCAAAACCAACCACTGACTTCCTACAG GAGTAcctgaataataaatacaagAAGACGGAGCAGAGGGTTAATCAGATGGAGAACCACAGCGCCGCCATCTGCCAGGTGTATAAAGAGCAAGACTTGACCAGAG ACATCGGTATGGAGCACTTTATGAAGAAAGTAGAAGCAGCTCACTGTGCAGCGTGTGATCTGTACATCCCCATGCAGTACTCACTCATCCAGAAGCACCTCAAGTCTCCTGATCACAACTACAACCGCAAG GGTATGATGGAGCAGTCCAAGAGGTCCAGTCTGTCTGTGGCTCGAAGCATCCTCAACCACAAGGTCATCGGCAAGAAGCTGGAGAGCTACCTGAAG GGCGAAAACCCCTTCACCGGTAACCAGGACGACCAGGACCCCGAGGACTCCATGGTGATGGAGGTTTCAGAAGGAGACATGGCAAATGAGAGCCTGAAGGAGGGGGGTAAAGCAGAAGAGGCGGGGCCTGGGACAGAGGGGGTGGAGCCAGCCCAAGAGGCCGTGGGGAACGGGGATGGACACAAAGAGGAGATGAAGATAGAGGAAGGGGAAGGTAGAGAAGATATTGGAggagaggatgaggaggagggagTGGAAGTGGGGGAGGAGGAGCTGAAGGCTGAAGGAGACGCTGAAGGAGACGCTGAAGGAGACGCTGAAGGAGACGCTGAAGGAGACGCTGAAGGAGACGCTGAAGGAGACGCTCAGCTGGGGGCAGCAGGAGACGCTGACCTCATCGTGATCGAGTGA
- the akap8l gene encoding A-kinase anchor protein 8-like isoform X2, protein MDGRGYGSGSGFSSWGGGGSSNRGSGNYDLYGYKDSMSGGGGFGGYGGRGDQMKRSLSGGSLLSSTGTNADAVIAKINQRLDMLTQLEGGMKGGSRGDRFDQYESFDSRSSALGPRDLYRSGDYGYGDSRGDMMAQRGGMGFGAMGGAGGGGGFDSSASYGSAKMRQARDAFSGSGWGAGQRSPRRGGAPGGRGFGRRQDHSSVGGGGGRSGGQGHSPSGRGKLPSLLAPRMYPDSGAYQPQHGSQDYPVRHFGGGPRVNRQRTRKRPLNRQQVKPQRDGQKKRKQTLTASDEPESKIGKTETFGDEKTNNAEAEHKGEKKEAGTPESEPVAEGASGDAPVKEENSQLKTKQPGKQTPPSASKLRKRRGFFERSGVKVTAQRLTFACSICKFRSFYSEEMAVHLESKFHKDHFRFLSNQLSKPTTDFLQEYLNNKYKKTEQRVNQMENHSAAICQVYKEQDLTRDIGMEHFMKKVEAAHCAACDLYIPMQYSLIQKHLKSPDHNYNRKGMMEQSKRSSLSVARSILNHKVIGKKLESYLKGENPFTGNQDDQDPEDSMVMEVSEGDMANESLKEGGKAEEAGPGTEGVEPAQEAVGNGDGHKEEMKIEEGEGREDIGGEDEEEGVEVGEEELKAEGDAEGDAEGDAEGDAEGDAEGDAEGDAQLGAAGDADLIVIE, encoded by the exons ATGGACGGTCGCGGCTACGGATCAGGATCAG GGTTCTCCAGCTGGGGTGGAGGAGGATCTTCCAACAGAG GTTCAGGCAACTATGACCTGTATGGCTACAAAGACTCCATGTCTGGAGGAGGTGGTTTTGGAGGTTATGGGGGCAGAGGGGACCAGATGAAGAGGAGTCTGTCCGGGggttctcttctctcctccactGGAACGAATGCAGACGCTGTAATTGCCAAAATCAACCAGCGACTTGACATGCTTACACAACTGGAGGGAGGCATGAAAGGAGGGAGTCGTGGTGACCG GTTTGACCAGTATGAGTCTTTCGACTCGCGCTCCTCCGCCCTCGGCCCCCGTGATCTCTACAGATCCGGTGACTATGGTTACGGTGACTCCCGGGGCGACATGATGGCCCAGCGTGGAGGCATGGGCTTCGGGGCGATGGGCGGGGCAGGAGGGGGTGGCGGCTTTGACAGCTCAGCCTCCTACGGATCCGCCAAAATGCGGCAGGCTCGAGACGCCTTCTCAGGCTCTGGCTGGGGGGCAGGGCAGAGGTCCCCACGCAGGGGCGGAGCGCCAGGGGGGCGCGGCTTTGGCCGTAGGCAAGATCACTCCTCAGTTGGGGGTGGAGGTGGGCGGAGCGGGGGGCAAGGCCACTCCCCCTCAGGGCGAGGCAAGCTGCCGTCGCTCCTGGCCCCCCGCATGTACCCCGACAGTGGGGCCTACCAGCCTCAGCATGGCTCCCAGGACTATCCTGTCCGGCACTTTGGAGGGGGCCCAAGGGTCAACCGTCAACGCACCCGCAAGAGACCCCTCAACCGA CAGCAGGTGAAACCCCAGCGAGATGGACAGAAGAAGAGGAAGCAGACTCTGACTGCGTCTGATGAGCCAGAGTCTAAAATAGGCAAGACTGAGACCTTCGGAGATGAAAAGACAAATAATG CAGAAGCTGAGCATAAAGGCGAGAAGAAGGAAGCTGGGACTCCT GAATCTGAACCAGTGGCTGAAGGAGCGAGTGGGG aTGCACCTGTCAAGGAGGAAAACTCTCAGCTGAAGACGAAGCAGCCGGGAAAGCAGACCCCGCCCTCTGCTTCCAAACTCAGAAAGAGGCGGGGCTTCTTTGAAAGGTCAGGGGTCAAGGTCACTGCTCAAAG GTTGACCTTTGCGTGCTCCATCTGCAAGTTCCGCTCGTTCTACAGCGAGGAGATGGCGGTCCATCTGGAGAGCAAATTCCACAAAGATCACTTCAGGTTCCTGTCCAACCAGCTCTCAAAACCAACCACTGACTTCCTACAG GAGTAcctgaataataaatacaagAAGACGGAGCAGAGGGTTAATCAGATGGAGAACCACAGCGCCGCCATCTGCCAGGTGTATAAAGAGCAAGACTTGACCAGAG ACATCGGTATGGAGCACTTTATGAAGAAAGTAGAAGCAGCTCACTGTGCAGCGTGTGATCTGTACATCCCCATGCAGTACTCACTCATCCAGAAGCACCTCAAGTCTCCTGATCACAACTACAACCGCAAG GGTATGATGGAGCAGTCCAAGAGGTCCAGTCTGTCTGTGGCTCGAAGCATCCTCAACCACAAGGTCATCGGCAAGAAGCTGGAGAGCTACCTGAAG GGCGAAAACCCCTTCACCGGTAACCAGGACGACCAGGACCCCGAGGACTCCATGGTGATGGAGGTTTCAGAAGGAGACATGGCAAATGAGAGCCTGAAGGAGGGGGGTAAAGCAGAAGAGGCGGGGCCTGGGACAGAGGGGGTGGAGCCAGCCCAAGAGGCCGTGGGGAACGGGGATGGACACAAAGAGGAGATGAAGATAGAGGAAGGGGAAGGTAGAGAAGATATTGGAggagaggatgaggaggagggagTGGAAGTGGGGGAGGAGGAGCTGAAGGCTGAAGGAGACGCTGAAGGAGACGCTGAAGGAGACGCTGAAGGAGACGCTGAAGGAGACGCTGAAGGAGACGCTGAAGGAGACGCTCAGCTGGGGGCAGCAGGAGACGCTGACCTCATCGTGATCGAGTGA
- the akap8l gene encoding A-kinase anchor protein 8-like isoform X3, with product MDGRGYGSGSGFSSWGGGGSSNRGSGNYDLYGYKDSMSGGGGFGGYGGRGDQMKRSLSGGSLLSSTGTNADAVIAKINQRLDMLTQLEGGMKGGSRGDRFDQYESFDSRSSALGPRDLYRSGDYGYGDSRGDMMAQRGGMGFGAMGGAGGGGGFDSSASYGSAKMRQARDAFSGSGWGAGQRSPRRGGAPGGRGFGRRQDHSSVGGGGGRSGGQGHSPSGRGKLPSLLAPRMYPDSGAYQPQHGSQDYPVRHFGGGPRVNRQRTRKRPLNRQQVKPQRDGQKKRKQTLTASDEPESKIGKTETFGDEKTNNEAEHKGEKKEAGTPQESEPVAEGASGDAPVKEENSQLKTKQPGKQTPPSASKLRKRRGFFERSGVKVTAQRLTFACSICKFRSFYSEEMAVHLESKFHKDHFRFLSNQLSKPTTDFLQEYLNNKYKKTEQRVNQMENHSAAICQVYKEQDLTRDIGMEHFMKKVEAAHCAACDLYIPMQYSLIQKHLKSPDHNYNRKGMMEQSKRSSLSVARSILNHKVIGKKLESYLKGENPFTGNQDDQDPEDSMVMEVSEGDMANESLKEGGKAEEAGPGTEGVEPAQEAVGNGDGHKEEMKIEEGEGREDIGGEDEEEGVEVGEEELKAEGDAEGDAEGDAEGDAEGDAEGDAEGDAQLGAAGDADLIVIE from the exons ATGGACGGTCGCGGCTACGGATCAGGATCAG GGTTCTCCAGCTGGGGTGGAGGAGGATCTTCCAACAGAG GTTCAGGCAACTATGACCTGTATGGCTACAAAGACTCCATGTCTGGAGGAGGTGGTTTTGGAGGTTATGGGGGCAGAGGGGACCAGATGAAGAGGAGTCTGTCCGGGggttctcttctctcctccactGGAACGAATGCAGACGCTGTAATTGCCAAAATCAACCAGCGACTTGACATGCTTACACAACTGGAGGGAGGCATGAAAGGAGGGAGTCGTGGTGACCG GTTTGACCAGTATGAGTCTTTCGACTCGCGCTCCTCCGCCCTCGGCCCCCGTGATCTCTACAGATCCGGTGACTATGGTTACGGTGACTCCCGGGGCGACATGATGGCCCAGCGTGGAGGCATGGGCTTCGGGGCGATGGGCGGGGCAGGAGGGGGTGGCGGCTTTGACAGCTCAGCCTCCTACGGATCCGCCAAAATGCGGCAGGCTCGAGACGCCTTCTCAGGCTCTGGCTGGGGGGCAGGGCAGAGGTCCCCACGCAGGGGCGGAGCGCCAGGGGGGCGCGGCTTTGGCCGTAGGCAAGATCACTCCTCAGTTGGGGGTGGAGGTGGGCGGAGCGGGGGGCAAGGCCACTCCCCCTCAGGGCGAGGCAAGCTGCCGTCGCTCCTGGCCCCCCGCATGTACCCCGACAGTGGGGCCTACCAGCCTCAGCATGGCTCCCAGGACTATCCTGTCCGGCACTTTGGAGGGGGCCCAAGGGTCAACCGTCAACGCACCCGCAAGAGACCCCTCAACCGA CAGCAGGTGAAACCCCAGCGAGATGGACAGAAGAAGAGGAAGCAGACTCTGACTGCGTCTGATGAGCCAGAGTCTAAAATAGGCAAGACTGAGACCTTCGGAGATGAAAAGACAAATAATG AAGCTGAGCATAAAGGCGAGAAGAAGGAAGCTGGGACTCCT CAGGAATCTGAACCAGTGGCTGAAGGAGCGAGTGGGG aTGCACCTGTCAAGGAGGAAAACTCTCAGCTGAAGACGAAGCAGCCGGGAAAGCAGACCCCGCCCTCTGCTTCCAAACTCAGAAAGAGGCGGGGCTTCTTTGAAAGGTCAGGGGTCAAGGTCACTGCTCAAAG GTTGACCTTTGCGTGCTCCATCTGCAAGTTCCGCTCGTTCTACAGCGAGGAGATGGCGGTCCATCTGGAGAGCAAATTCCACAAAGATCACTTCAGGTTCCTGTCCAACCAGCTCTCAAAACCAACCACTGACTTCCTACAG GAGTAcctgaataataaatacaagAAGACGGAGCAGAGGGTTAATCAGATGGAGAACCACAGCGCCGCCATCTGCCAGGTGTATAAAGAGCAAGACTTGACCAGAG ACATCGGTATGGAGCACTTTATGAAGAAAGTAGAAGCAGCTCACTGTGCAGCGTGTGATCTGTACATCCCCATGCAGTACTCACTCATCCAGAAGCACCTCAAGTCTCCTGATCACAACTACAACCGCAAG GGTATGATGGAGCAGTCCAAGAGGTCCAGTCTGTCTGTGGCTCGAAGCATCCTCAACCACAAGGTCATCGGCAAGAAGCTGGAGAGCTACCTGAAG GGCGAAAACCCCTTCACCGGTAACCAGGACGACCAGGACCCCGAGGACTCCATGGTGATGGAGGTTTCAGAAGGAGACATGGCAAATGAGAGCCTGAAGGAGGGGGGTAAAGCAGAAGAGGCGGGGCCTGGGACAGAGGGGGTGGAGCCAGCCCAAGAGGCCGTGGGGAACGGGGATGGACACAAAGAGGAGATGAAGATAGAGGAAGGGGAAGGTAGAGAAGATATTGGAggagaggatgaggaggagggagTGGAAGTGGGGGAGGAGGAGCTGAAGGCTGAAGGAGACGCTGAAGGAGACGCTGAAGGAGACGCTGAAGGAGACGCTGAAGGAGACGCTGAAGGAGACGCTGAAGGAGACGCTCAGCTGGGGGCAGCAGGAGACGCTGACCTCATCGTGATCGAGTGA
- the akap8l gene encoding A-kinase anchor protein 8-like isoform X4, translated as MDGRGYGSGSGFSSWGGGGSSNRGSGNYDLYGYKDSMSGGGGFGGYGGRGDQMKRSLSGGSLLSSTGTNADAVIAKINQRLDMLTQLEGGMKGGSRGDRFDQYESFDSRSSALGPRDLYRSGDYGYGDSRGDMMAQRGGMGFGAMGGAGGGGGFDSSASYGSAKMRQARDAFSGSGWGAGQRSPRRGGAPGGRGFGRRQDHSSVGGGGGRSGGQGHSPSGRGKLPSLLAPRMYPDSGAYQPQHGSQDYPVRHFGGGPRVNRQRTRKRPLNRQQVKPQRDGQKKRKQTLTASDEPESKIGKTETFGDEKTNNEAEHKGEKKEAGTPESEPVAEGASGDAPVKEENSQLKTKQPGKQTPPSASKLRKRRGFFERSGVKVTAQRLTFACSICKFRSFYSEEMAVHLESKFHKDHFRFLSNQLSKPTTDFLQEYLNNKYKKTEQRVNQMENHSAAICQVYKEQDLTRDIGMEHFMKKVEAAHCAACDLYIPMQYSLIQKHLKSPDHNYNRKGMMEQSKRSSLSVARSILNHKVIGKKLESYLKGENPFTGNQDDQDPEDSMVMEVSEGDMANESLKEGGKAEEAGPGTEGVEPAQEAVGNGDGHKEEMKIEEGEGREDIGGEDEEEGVEVGEEELKAEGDAEGDAEGDAEGDAEGDAEGDAEGDAQLGAAGDADLIVIE; from the exons ATGGACGGTCGCGGCTACGGATCAGGATCAG GGTTCTCCAGCTGGGGTGGAGGAGGATCTTCCAACAGAG GTTCAGGCAACTATGACCTGTATGGCTACAAAGACTCCATGTCTGGAGGAGGTGGTTTTGGAGGTTATGGGGGCAGAGGGGACCAGATGAAGAGGAGTCTGTCCGGGggttctcttctctcctccactGGAACGAATGCAGACGCTGTAATTGCCAAAATCAACCAGCGACTTGACATGCTTACACAACTGGAGGGAGGCATGAAAGGAGGGAGTCGTGGTGACCG GTTTGACCAGTATGAGTCTTTCGACTCGCGCTCCTCCGCCCTCGGCCCCCGTGATCTCTACAGATCCGGTGACTATGGTTACGGTGACTCCCGGGGCGACATGATGGCCCAGCGTGGAGGCATGGGCTTCGGGGCGATGGGCGGGGCAGGAGGGGGTGGCGGCTTTGACAGCTCAGCCTCCTACGGATCCGCCAAAATGCGGCAGGCTCGAGACGCCTTCTCAGGCTCTGGCTGGGGGGCAGGGCAGAGGTCCCCACGCAGGGGCGGAGCGCCAGGGGGGCGCGGCTTTGGCCGTAGGCAAGATCACTCCTCAGTTGGGGGTGGAGGTGGGCGGAGCGGGGGGCAAGGCCACTCCCCCTCAGGGCGAGGCAAGCTGCCGTCGCTCCTGGCCCCCCGCATGTACCCCGACAGTGGGGCCTACCAGCCTCAGCATGGCTCCCAGGACTATCCTGTCCGGCACTTTGGAGGGGGCCCAAGGGTCAACCGTCAACGCACCCGCAAGAGACCCCTCAACCGA CAGCAGGTGAAACCCCAGCGAGATGGACAGAAGAAGAGGAAGCAGACTCTGACTGCGTCTGATGAGCCAGAGTCTAAAATAGGCAAGACTGAGACCTTCGGAGATGAAAAGACAAATAATG AAGCTGAGCATAAAGGCGAGAAGAAGGAAGCTGGGACTCCT GAATCTGAACCAGTGGCTGAAGGAGCGAGTGGGG aTGCACCTGTCAAGGAGGAAAACTCTCAGCTGAAGACGAAGCAGCCGGGAAAGCAGACCCCGCCCTCTGCTTCCAAACTCAGAAAGAGGCGGGGCTTCTTTGAAAGGTCAGGGGTCAAGGTCACTGCTCAAAG GTTGACCTTTGCGTGCTCCATCTGCAAGTTCCGCTCGTTCTACAGCGAGGAGATGGCGGTCCATCTGGAGAGCAAATTCCACAAAGATCACTTCAGGTTCCTGTCCAACCAGCTCTCAAAACCAACCACTGACTTCCTACAG GAGTAcctgaataataaatacaagAAGACGGAGCAGAGGGTTAATCAGATGGAGAACCACAGCGCCGCCATCTGCCAGGTGTATAAAGAGCAAGACTTGACCAGAG ACATCGGTATGGAGCACTTTATGAAGAAAGTAGAAGCAGCTCACTGTGCAGCGTGTGATCTGTACATCCCCATGCAGTACTCACTCATCCAGAAGCACCTCAAGTCTCCTGATCACAACTACAACCGCAAG GGTATGATGGAGCAGTCCAAGAGGTCCAGTCTGTCTGTGGCTCGAAGCATCCTCAACCACAAGGTCATCGGCAAGAAGCTGGAGAGCTACCTGAAG GGCGAAAACCCCTTCACCGGTAACCAGGACGACCAGGACCCCGAGGACTCCATGGTGATGGAGGTTTCAGAAGGAGACATGGCAAATGAGAGCCTGAAGGAGGGGGGTAAAGCAGAAGAGGCGGGGCCTGGGACAGAGGGGGTGGAGCCAGCCCAAGAGGCCGTGGGGAACGGGGATGGACACAAAGAGGAGATGAAGATAGAGGAAGGGGAAGGTAGAGAAGATATTGGAggagaggatgaggaggagggagTGGAAGTGGGGGAGGAGGAGCTGAAGGCTGAAGGAGACGCTGAAGGAGACGCTGAAGGAGACGCTGAAGGAGACGCTGAAGGAGACGCTGAAGGAGACGCTGAAGGAGACGCTCAGCTGGGGGCAGCAGGAGACGCTGACCTCATCGTGATCGAGTGA